The Acidobacteriota bacterium genome includes a region encoding these proteins:
- a CDS encoding nucleotidyltransferase family protein, translating to MTIRSASGDASHKDLASRRTSLPPHWPRLIGAVERPGSAGEWAGDAETWEAFLRDLQGNGLFPLAYRAWREAGTLETLPEGARRAAEARMTAYRAGWTGAWEEIAKVLGLFAGAGLRPVLLKGADLALRYYPEPHLRPLTDLDVLFPSTTEAESAFGLLEKAGFRPGKQGIPMDEWVLSQHLPDLHAPGTGFPVEVHGALVVSPRDSRWAGGAVRLLEGRRSYAWRGLALEGLAPEALVVHLCAHIWDQHAGEPPKAGVAFDLRAVLEREGLAFDWNRLVDLSRASGFSGAVVVGLRALEAALGVSAPEGVLSALSGAEKGAVLGLSPRSALTQRLLGRLWHGPGPASALKAAWRIAVPSRAYLRERYPEKGRWPVLLLYPYRWGDQGWKLLRWGGERLGLGSRE from the coding sequence GGACTTGGCGTCCCGAAGAACCTCCCTCCCCCCTCACTGGCCCCGGTTGATCGGGGCGGTGGAGCGGCCGGGCTCGGCGGGGGAATGGGCGGGGGACGCGGAGACTTGGGAGGCGTTCCTGCGGGACCTCCAGGGTAACGGCCTCTTCCCGCTGGCCTACCGGGCGTGGCGGGAGGCCGGGACGCTGGAGACCCTGCCCGAAGGGGCGCGGAGGGCGGCCGAGGCCCGCATGACGGCCTACCGTGCGGGGTGGACGGGGGCCTGGGAGGAGATCGCCAAAGTCCTGGGCCTCTTCGCCGGGGCGGGGCTGAGGCCGGTTCTCCTCAAGGGGGCGGACCTGGCCCTCCGGTACTACCCGGAGCCGCACCTGCGGCCCCTGACGGACCTCGACGTGCTCTTCCCGTCTACGACGGAGGCGGAGAGCGCCTTCGGCCTCCTGGAAAAGGCCGGCTTCCGGCCCGGGAAACAGGGCATCCCCATGGACGAATGGGTCCTGAGCCAGCACCTGCCGGACCTCCACGCGCCGGGCACGGGCTTTCCGGTGGAGGTCCACGGGGCCCTGGTGGTCTCGCCGCGGGATTCGCGCTGGGCGGGGGGGGCGGTCCGTCTCTTGGAGGGGCGCCGGTCCTACGCGTGGCGGGGCCTTGCTCTGGAGGGGCTGGCTCCCGAGGCGCTCGTGGTGCACCTTTGCGCCCACATTTGGGACCAGCACGCGGGGGAGCCTCCCAAGGCCGGGGTGGCCTTCGACCTTCGGGCCGTCCTGGAAAGGGAAGGGCTAGCCTTCGACTGGAACCGCCTCGTGGATCTCTCGAGGGCCTCGGGCTTCTCGGGGGCCGTGGTTGTGGGCCTGAGGGCCCTCGAGGCGGCCTTGGGCGTTTCGGCGCCTGAGGGGGTGCTTTCCGCTCTCTCCGGGGCCGAGAAGGGCGCGGTCCTCGGCCTCTCGCCCCGCTCGGCGCTGACCCAGCGCCTGCTCGGCCGGCTCTGGCACGGTCCGGGGCCGGCCTCGGCGCTGAAGGCCGCCTGGCGCATCGCGGTGCCCTCCCGGGCCTACCTGAGGGAGCGGTACCCCGAGAAGGGGCGCTGGCCGGTCCTCCTCCTGTACCCGTATCGCTGGGGGGACCAGGGGTGGAAGCTCCTCCGGTGGGGGGGCGAGCGGCTCGGCCTGGGGTCCAGGGAATAG